In one Leptolyngbya sp. BL0902 genomic region, the following are encoded:
- a CDS encoding nucleoside triphosphate pyrophosphohydrolase has translation MNISPFHVWAIVRWLPDMQRVVVNRFRRRSDAEECLQVLRRYSPTRDYTLLYYPPSEEFQPMVRKDYNKLVRDRIPEILTNQHVRFSVETMSHSEYRRALRLKLVEEAKEAATAPEQDLITELADLWEVIDNTISAYGLSRNQVLACQMQRRMERGAFDHKLRLLWTES, from the coding sequence ATGAATATCAGTCCTTTCCACGTCTGGGCAATTGTGCGATGGTTGCCCGATATGCAGCGAGTCGTGGTAAATCGGTTTCGTCGTCGGTCGGATGCTGAAGAATGTTTGCAGGTGTTGCGACGGTATAGCCCCACTCGCGACTATACGTTACTCTACTATCCCCCCAGTGAGGAGTTTCAGCCCATGGTACGCAAGGATTACAACAAGCTGGTACGAGATCGAATTCCTGAAATTCTCACCAATCAGCACGTTCGTTTCAGCGTTGAAACGATGAGCCACAGTGAATATCGTCGGGCGCTACGGCTGAAGCTGGTGGAGGAAGCCAAGGAAGCGGCTACGGCCCCTGAGCAAGACCTGATCACAGAGTTAGCCGATCTCTGGGAGGTGATTGATAACACGATCAGCGCCTATGGCCTTTCCCGCAACCAAGTTTTAGCTTGCCAAATGCAGCGACGGATGGAAAGGGGCGCTTTTGACCACAAGCTACGGTTACTTTGGACAGAATCTTGA
- a CDS encoding Uma2 family endonuclease → MTLVQRHTNFTPEDYLAIERMSPIKHEYFQGQLVAMAGASKAHVIIVGNLSALLVNHLRGTGCLSYATDMKVRLPERNIFYYSDLAVTCDERDRASSEDFILHPKLIIEVLSDSTEAFDRGDKFADYKTIPALEEYVLIHQRQVLVERFERKSDNLWVPHIFRDGDSIELKSIVFGGEMASLYENTNLLI, encoded by the coding sequence ATGACCCTCGTTCAGCGCCACACCAACTTCACCCCCGAAGACTATCTGGCCATCGAGCGCATGAGCCCAATTAAGCACGAATATTTCCAGGGACAACTGGTGGCGATGGCTGGGGCGAGTAAGGCCCATGTGATCATTGTGGGCAATCTATCGGCGCTGTTGGTCAACCACCTCCGAGGTACGGGGTGTCTGTCCTACGCCACTGATATGAAGGTGCGTCTACCGGAGCGCAATATTTTTTATTATTCTGATCTAGCCGTTACCTGTGATGAGCGAGATCGGGCCTCCAGCGAAGATTTTATTTTGCATCCCAAGCTAATTATTGAGGTGTTGTCCGACTCTACCGAAGCGTTTGACCGAGGCGATAAGTTTGCCGATTACAAAACGATTCCAGCACTAGAGGAATACGTCCTCATCCATCAAAGGCAGGTCTTAGTAGAACGTTTTGAGCGCAAGTCTGATAATCTCTGGGTGCCTCACATTTTTCGGGATGGAGACAGCATCGAGTTAAAAAGTATCGTTTTTGGGGGTGAGATGGCGTCTCTCTACGAAAATACTAATCTGCTCATTTGA
- a CDS encoding helix-turn-helix transcriptional regulator gives MSAQSSDSASPKPLKLLREQAGLSQEALARIVGVSSKTVSNWERGTSVASLTVPQMKALCNALGVTLNELPDDFRS, from the coding sequence ATGTCCGCCCAGTCGTCCGATTCCGCCAGTCCTAAGCCCCTCAAACTCCTGAGAGAGCAAGCAGGTCTTTCTCAAGAGGCACTGGCCCGGATTGTGGGTGTGAGCAGCAAAACCGTGAGCAACTGGGAACGGGGGACAAGTGTAGCTAGTTTAACGGTTCCCCAAATGAAAGCCCTCTGTAATGCTCTGGGTGTAACACTGAATGAACTCCCTGATGACTTTCGCTCGTAG
- a CDS encoding HNH endonuclease domain-containing protein — MIEDATSLSVSGHLPSSSLVNVSALTRLFSDTTNSYKYLFFLSLLDILRRNHFEIDSISFEALIVEMLANAWFPHTFFKLSFGSQDKIAKKLDSLDLIIDEPIIRFRDTDKTLLRQAISSQNLKDVVTHLKKYVPYRLIVPFVENALGRVDRGRGDELERAMPAIADHCFESHKPLYKFDATQQKDCQAIIIHSDWANYLEQHHAIIRGWTAWEWLNYMQKRNPSTPAIANKLFMPSKRDSLSKQTDYWKIVMQSQELRCIFSDQVIDPQRFSLDHYLPWSFVAHDQLWNLVPILPEVNSSKSNRLPAEEYFVKFVAVQHQGLVTTHSQLSASQWNKRVESYLSDLGIADQSHLLDRQLLENAYANVLKPLISLAASQGFGVDWRFVV; from the coding sequence GTGATTGAAGACGCCACTTCTTTGTCTGTATCAGGTCATTTACCTAGCTCTAGTTTGGTCAATGTATCGGCATTGACTCGATTATTTTCAGACACAACTAACTCTTACAAATATCTATTTTTTCTTTCTCTATTAGATATTCTAAGACGTAATCATTTTGAAATAGATTCAATCAGCTTTGAAGCATTGATCGTTGAGATGTTGGCAAATGCTTGGTTTCCACACACGTTTTTTAAGCTCTCTTTTGGTAGTCAGGATAAGATTGCCAAAAAACTGGATTCTTTGGACTTAATAATCGACGAACCTATCATTCGTTTTCGAGATACAGATAAAACACTATTAAGACAAGCTATATCTAGTCAGAATCTTAAGGACGTTGTTACACATTTAAAGAAATATGTACCTTATCGTCTGATAGTCCCATTTGTTGAAAATGCTCTAGGTAGAGTGGATCGCGGACGAGGCGATGAGCTAGAGCGTGCAATGCCTGCTATTGCAGATCATTGTTTTGAAAGTCACAAGCCCCTCTATAAGTTTGACGCTACTCAACAAAAAGACTGTCAGGCTATCATTATTCATTCAGATTGGGCTAATTATTTAGAACAGCATCATGCCATTATCCGAGGTTGGACTGCCTGGGAATGGTTAAACTATATGCAAAAACGCAATCCAAGTACCCCAGCGATTGCTAATAAGCTATTTATGCCATCAAAAAGAGATTCTTTGAGCAAGCAAACAGATTATTGGAAAATAGTCATGCAATCACAAGAATTGCGTTGCATTTTTTCTGATCAAGTGATTGATCCACAGAGATTTTCTCTCGATCACTACCTACCTTGGTCGTTTGTTGCACATGATCAACTCTGGAATTTAGTGCCAATATTGCCAGAAGTCAACTCTTCTAAATCTAATCGGCTGCCCGCAGAAGAGTATTTCGTAAAATTTGTTGCTGTTCAACATCAAGGATTGGTCACAACTCATAGTCAACTTTCTGCGAGCCAATGGAATAAGCGCGTAGAATCTTATCTTAGCGATTTAGGAATTGCTGATCAAAGTCATTTGCTAGATCGTCAACTTTTAGAAAATGCCTATGCAAATGTTCTTAAACCCCTGATTAGCTTAGCGGCGAGTCAGGGGTTCGGTGTCGATTGGCGATTTGTTGTTTAG